Proteins co-encoded in one Cyprinus carpio isolate SPL01 chromosome B5, ASM1834038v1, whole genome shotgun sequence genomic window:
- the scarb2a gene encoding lysosome membrane protein 2a isoform X2: MTRRSCAIYATGIVCAHLLILGIALLVAQVFQTMIQERIKKEITLAENSRVLEGWISPPPPVYMQYFFFNVTNPDEFLAGKEKPKVTQIGPYTYREYRPRENVTFLENGTKIFATNPKSFVFLRNMSSGDPEVDRVITVNIPFIAVMNELNSYSFFLRSAVSMWMGSMGIEVFMNRTVHEVLWGFKDPLLSKLHALRPEVDEHFGLMYNKNGTHEGEFVFHTGEKNYMDYGKIDTWNGISQMNWWSSNQSNMINGTDGSVFHTFLSRKELLYIFAADLCRSIHLGYVADKEVKGIPAFRFAPPSDVLAPPDVNPSNAGFCVPAGDCLGKGVLKVSVCRQGAPIVVSFPHFYQADEKYINAIDGMNPNEEEHETYLDINPTTGVPIRACKRAQLNVILKRVSGFPKTKFLNETIFPIMYVNETATIDDDSAAQMRTLLLIVTIVSNFPVIIVALGAILLVVLIFLVCRNRQRKTAKDETAYTQVSNQAEDSPENRTNQPSRNGSYIAMSPVEAQKC; this comes from the exons ATGACTAGAAGATCTTGTGCCATTTACGCCACCGGGATCGTGTGCGCTCATTTGCTCATTTTGGGAATCGCCCTTCTGGTGGCTCAAGTCTTCCAAACAATGATTCAGGAACGGATAAAAAAG GAGATCACACTGGCTGAGAACAGTAGAGTATTGGAGGGCTGGATAAGTCCACCACCACCTGTTTACATGCAGTATTTCTTCTTCAATGTTACCAACCCAGATGAGTTTTTGGCTGGGAAGGAGAAGCCCAAAGTCACTCAGATAGGGCCATATACCTACAG GGAATATCGACCCAGGGAAAATGTCACTTTTCTTGAGAATGGGACGAAAATCTTTGCCACAAATCCCAAGAGCTTTGTGTTTCTTCGCAACATGTCATCGGGAGATCCTGAGGTTGACCGTGTGATAACGGTTAACATTCCATTCATT GCCGTGATGAACGAGTTAAACTCCTACTCCTTCTTTCTGAGGTCTGCTGTGTCTATGTGGATGGGATCCATGGGCATCGAGGTGTTTATGAATCGCACAGTCCATGAGGTCCTTTGGGGTTTTAAAGATCCGCTGCTGTCCAAGCTCCACGCCTTGAGACCAGAAGTGGATGAGCATTTCGGCCTTATGTACAAT AAAAATGGAACCCATGAGGGTGAATTTGTcttccacactggagagaagaaCTACATGGACTATGGCAAGATTGACACGTGGAATGGCATCAG TCAGATGAACTGGTGGTCGTCTAACCAGAGCAACATGATCAATGGTACCGATGGCAGTGTCTTCCACACCTTCCTGTCCAGGAAAGAGCTCCTCTACATCTTTGCTGCTGATCTATGCCG ATCCATTCATTTGGGTTACGTGGCTGACAAAGAGGTGAAGGGCATCCCTGCCTTCCGCTTCGCCCCTCCTTCAGATGTTCTCGCTCCCCCAGATGTGAACCCCAGTAACGCTGGCTTCTGTGTGCCTGCTGGGGATTGTCTAGGAAAAGGAGTCCTCAAAGTCAGCGTCTGTCGGCAAG GTGCACCCATTGTTGTGTCATTCCCTCATTTCTACCAAGCCGATGAGAAGTACATCAATGCCATCGACGGAATGAACCCAAATGAGGAAGAACACGAAACATACCTCGACATCAACCCG accACAGGGGTTCCCATTCGTGCCTGTAAGAGAGCTCAGCTCAATGTCATACTGAAGCGAGTCTCTGGCTTCCC caaAACAAAGTTCCTGAATGAGACCATTTTCCCCATCATGTATGTCAATGAG ACGGCAACCATCGACGATGACTCTGCAGCCCAGATGAGGACACTTCTACTGATTGTAACAATTGTGTCCAACTTCCCAGTCATCATTGTGGCACTGGGGGCCATTTTACTTGTGGTCCTAATCTTCCTCGTCTGCAGGAACCGCCAGAGAAAG ACGGCGAAGGATGAAACTGCTTATACCCAAGTGAGCAACCAAGCGGAGGATTCGCCAGAGAACCGCACCAATCAGCCTTCAAGGAACGGATCTTACATCGCCATGTCGCCAGTAGAGGCGCAAAAGTGTTGA
- the scarb2a gene encoding lysosome membrane protein 2a isoform X1, with protein MTRRSCAIYATGIVCAHLLILGIALLVAQVFQTMIQERIKKEITLAENSRVLEGWISPPPPVYMQYFFFNVTNPDEFLAGKEKPKVTQIGPYTYREYRPRENVTFLENGTKIFATNPKSFVFLRNMSSGDPEVDRVITVNIPFIAVMNELNSYSFFLRSAVSMWMGSMGIEVFMNRTVHEVLWGFKDPLLSKLHALRPEVDEHFGLMYNKNGTHEGEFVFHTGEKNYMDYGKIDTWNGISQMNWWSSNQSNMINGTDGSVFHTFLSRKELLYIFAADLCRSIHLGYVADKEVKGIPAFRFAPPSDVLAPPDVNPSNAGFCVPAGDCLGKGVLKVSVCRQGAPIVVSFPHFYQADEKYINAIDGMNPNEEEHETYLDINPTTGVPIRACKRAQLNVILKRVSGFPKTKFLNETIFPIMYVNETATIDDDSAAQMRTLLLIVTIVSNFPVIIVALGAILLVVLIFLVCRNRQRKNEVKRIDFTEAFHSFATAKDETAYTQVSNQAEDSPENRTNQPSRNGSYIAMSPVEAQKC; from the exons ATGACTAGAAGATCTTGTGCCATTTACGCCACCGGGATCGTGTGCGCTCATTTGCTCATTTTGGGAATCGCCCTTCTGGTGGCTCAAGTCTTCCAAACAATGATTCAGGAACGGATAAAAAAG GAGATCACACTGGCTGAGAACAGTAGAGTATTGGAGGGCTGGATAAGTCCACCACCACCTGTTTACATGCAGTATTTCTTCTTCAATGTTACCAACCCAGATGAGTTTTTGGCTGGGAAGGAGAAGCCCAAAGTCACTCAGATAGGGCCATATACCTACAG GGAATATCGACCCAGGGAAAATGTCACTTTTCTTGAGAATGGGACGAAAATCTTTGCCACAAATCCCAAGAGCTTTGTGTTTCTTCGCAACATGTCATCGGGAGATCCTGAGGTTGACCGTGTGATAACGGTTAACATTCCATTCATT GCCGTGATGAACGAGTTAAACTCCTACTCCTTCTTTCTGAGGTCTGCTGTGTCTATGTGGATGGGATCCATGGGCATCGAGGTGTTTATGAATCGCACAGTCCATGAGGTCCTTTGGGGTTTTAAAGATCCGCTGCTGTCCAAGCTCCACGCCTTGAGACCAGAAGTGGATGAGCATTTCGGCCTTATGTACAAT AAAAATGGAACCCATGAGGGTGAATTTGTcttccacactggagagaagaaCTACATGGACTATGGCAAGATTGACACGTGGAATGGCATCAG TCAGATGAACTGGTGGTCGTCTAACCAGAGCAACATGATCAATGGTACCGATGGCAGTGTCTTCCACACCTTCCTGTCCAGGAAAGAGCTCCTCTACATCTTTGCTGCTGATCTATGCCG ATCCATTCATTTGGGTTACGTGGCTGACAAAGAGGTGAAGGGCATCCCTGCCTTCCGCTTCGCCCCTCCTTCAGATGTTCTCGCTCCCCCAGATGTGAACCCCAGTAACGCTGGCTTCTGTGTGCCTGCTGGGGATTGTCTAGGAAAAGGAGTCCTCAAAGTCAGCGTCTGTCGGCAAG GTGCACCCATTGTTGTGTCATTCCCTCATTTCTACCAAGCCGATGAGAAGTACATCAATGCCATCGACGGAATGAACCCAAATGAGGAAGAACACGAAACATACCTCGACATCAACCCG accACAGGGGTTCCCATTCGTGCCTGTAAGAGAGCTCAGCTCAATGTCATACTGAAGCGAGTCTCTGGCTTCCC caaAACAAAGTTCCTGAATGAGACCATTTTCCCCATCATGTATGTCAATGAG ACGGCAACCATCGACGATGACTCTGCAGCCCAGATGAGGACACTTCTACTGATTGTAACAATTGTGTCCAACTTCCCAGTCATCATTGTGGCACTGGGGGCCATTTTACTTGTGGTCCTAATCTTCCTCGTCTGCAGGAACCGCCAGAGAAAG AATGAAGTAAAACGTATTGATTTTACTGAAGCTTTTCATTCTTTTGCT ACGGCGAAGGATGAAACTGCTTATACCCAAGTGAGCAACCAAGCGGAGGATTCGCCAGAGAACCGCACCAATCAGCCTTCAAGGAACGGATCTTACATCGCCATGTCGCCAGTAGAGGCGCAAAAGTGTTGA